In the Setaria italica strain Yugu1 chromosome VI, Setaria_italica_v2.0, whole genome shotgun sequence genome, one interval contains:
- the LOC101782610 gene encoding probable carboxylesterase 8, with the protein MGDITDAATPAADAPAPPPALTKDNNLFMQIAVNPDGTVTRPEVPLVPASESAAAAGRAAVSRDVPLDASLGTYLRLYLPNPVPPPPSPATSNKNKLPVVLFFHGGGFVLFSPATVFYHAHCEAMAAAVPCVVASLEYRLAPERRLPAAYEDADAALAWLRGAVAGTDPWLAAHGDLSRCYVMGSSSGGNMAFFAGLRAAKGGADPSSSPAATAAVRGLLLHQPYLGGVERTPSEAGSEDDAMLPLEANDKLWSLALPVGADRDHEFCNPAKAMPPEALTGLPRCLVTGNRDDPLIDRQREFARWLQDSGGVEVVVRADHPGSHASELFVPERAEELFAAMREFLSADGGAR; encoded by the coding sequence ATGGGCGACATCACGGACGCCGCCAcacccgccgccgacgccccggccccgccgccggcgctgacCAAGGACAACAACCTCTTCATGCAGATCGCCGTCAACCCGGACGGCACGGTGACGCGGCCCGAGGTACCGCTCGTCCCGGCCTCCGagtccgcagccgccgccggccgcgctgcCGTCTCCCGGGACGTGCCGCTCGACGCCTCGCTCGGCACGTACCTCCGCCTGTACCTGCCCAAccccgtcccgccgccgccctcccccgccACCAGCAACAAAAACAAGCTCCCCGTCGTGCTCTtcttccacggcggcggcttcgtcCTCTTCTCCCCGGCCACCGTCTTCTACCATGCCCACTGcgaggccatggccgccgcggtgCCCTGCGTCGTCGCGTCCCTCGAGTACCGCCTGGCCCCGGagcgccgcctccccgccgcctacgaagacgccgacgccgccctcgcctggctccgcggcgccgtcgcgggCACGGACCCCTGGCTCGCCGCGCACGGCGACCTCTCCCGCTGCTACGTCATGGGCAGCAGCTCGGGGGGCAACATGGCGTTCTTCGCGGGGCTCCGGGCCGCCAAGGGCGGCGCCGACCCGTCGTCGtcccctgccgccaccgccgccgtgcgggGGCTCCTGCTGCACCAGCCGTACCTCGGCGGCGTCGAGCGGACACCCTCCGAGGCCGGCTCCGAGGACGACGCCATGCTGCCGCTGGAGGCCAACGACAAGCTCTGGAGCCTCGCGCTGCCCGTGGGCGCGGACCGGGACCACGAGTTCTGCAACCCGGCCAAGGCCATGCCGCCGGAGGCCCTCACCGGCCTGCCGCGCTGCCTGGTCACTGGCAACCGCGACGACCCGCTGATCGATAGGCAGCGGGAATTCGCGCGGTGGCTGCAGGacagcggcggcgtggaggtcgTCGTCAGGGCGGACCACCCGGGGTCCCACGCCTCCGAGCTCTTCGTGCCGGAGAGGGCCGAGGAGCTGTTCGCCGCCATGCGCGAGTTCCTgtccgccgacggcggcgcgcgttGA
- the LOC101783017 gene encoding uncharacterized protein LOC101783017, with amino-acid sequence MLKFVSKVVVEYCPLDPRKAAAVELLAQCNGRKAKDSNPACSVELRRLPAPPQSTGTGPQPPRVFVTYLNGAEEAIVAAEGATAQGIRDQILARGRLIDTEQMFRDGGEKWPVVIPEEELGMSFPGIKPKKAEDKPQA; translated from the exons ATGCTCAAGTTCGTTTccaaggtggtggtggagtacTGCCCGCTGGACCCGCGGAaggccgcggcggtggagctccTGGCGCAGTGCAACGGCCGCAAGGCCAAGGACTCCAACCCGGCCTGCTCCGtcgagctccgccgcctccccgccccGCCCCAGTCCACGGGCACCgggccgcagccgccgcgggtCTTCGTGACCTACCTCAACGGCGCCGAGGAGGCCATCGTCGCCGCGGAGGGCGCCACCGCGCAGGGCATCCGGGACCAGATCCTCGCCCGGGGCCGCCTCATCGACACCGAGCAGATGTTCCGCGACGGCGGGGAGAAGTGGCCTGTCGTTATCCCCGAGGAGGAGCTCGGGATGTCGTTCCCTGGCATCAAG CCAAAGAAAGCGGAGGATAAACCCCAGGCGTAG